A single genomic interval of Spinacia oleracea cultivar Varoflay chromosome 6, BTI_SOV_V1, whole genome shotgun sequence harbors:
- the LOC110780465 gene encoding uncharacterized protein: MNKVVENDVFLQRRRNTAGKLGLSGLQKYTAAIRMLAYGLAPDAIDEYLRMGETTSKKSLLHFTQGVIKHFEEDYLRSPTDEDLRRILYQNEMRGFPGMICSIDCMHWEWKNCPTAWRGQYQGRSGKAFLILEAVAYQDLWIWHSFFGIPGSSNDLNVLHRSPVFDDVLTGKAPPITFQVNGHEYNMGYYLTYGIYPNWATFIQRFSRPQLETERLFANRQAHVRKDVERAFGVLQARFAIVRQPCMSYDEDILGDIMKACIILHNMMVEDERDMYIRADVLRRSHEEDLSSLTATVNNGEPFEFQTGKPFSINA, translated from the coding sequence ATGAACAAAgtggttgaaaatgatgttttcttgcAACGGAGAAGAAATACTGCCGGAAAATTAGGGTTATCAGGATTGCAAAAATACACTGCAGCTATCAGGATGTTAGCGTATGGTTTGGCTCCGGATGCAATTGATGAATATCTGCGAATGGGTGAAACAACTTCTAAAAAATCATTATTACATTTCACTCAAGGGGTAATCAAGCATTTTGAAGAGGATTACCTAAGAAGTCCTACTGATGAAGACTTAAGGAGGATCCTTTATCAAAATGAAATGCGCGGATTTCCAGGAATGATCTGTAGTATTGATTGTATGCATTGGGAATGGAAGAACTGTCCTACTGCATGGAGAGGTCAATACCAAGGACGTAGCGGGAAAGCGTTCCTAATTCTTGAAGCTGTTGCATATCAAGATCTATGGATTTGGCATTCATTTTTTGGTATTCCTGGTTCATCTAATGACCTTAATGTTCTGCACCGTTCTCCTGtttttgatgatgttttgacaGGTAAGGCACCTCCTATAACTTTTCAGGTGAACGGACATGAATACAATATGGGGTACTACCTCACATATGGTATTTATCCAAATTGGGCTACGTTCATTCAAAGATTTTCTCGTCCCCAACTTGAAACGGAAAGGTTGTTTGCTAACAGACAAGCGCATGTTCGTAAGGATGTTGAACGTGCGTTCGGAGTTTTGCAAGCAAGATTCGCCATTGTACGACAACCATGTATGTCTTACGATGAAGATATATTAGGCGATATAATGAAGGCTTGTATCATCTTACACAACATGATGGTTGAGGATGAACGAGATATGTATATCCGAGCTGATGTGTTACGAAGGTCTCATGAAGAAGACCTTTCGAGCTTAACCGCAACAGTGAATAATGGTGAACCCTTTGAGTTCCAGACTGGAAAACCCTTCTCCATTAACGCATAA
- the LOC130463371 gene encoding uncharacterized protein has translation MGETTSKKSLLHFTQGVIKHFEEDYLRSPTDEDLRRFLYQNEMRGFPGMICSIDCMHWEWKNCPTAWRGPYQGRSGKAFLILEAVADQDLWIWHSFFGIPRSSNDLNVLHRSPVFDDVLTGKAPPITFQVNGHEYNMGYYLTDGIYPNWATFIQRFSRPQLETERLFANRQVQFRKDVERAFGVLQARFAIVLQPSMAYDEDILGDIMKACIILHDIIVQDERDMYVRADVLRRYYEEDLSSLTAIVNNGEPFEFQTRQPFSINALLGRITALRSSQIHHSLKEDLIEHNWQKYGGNNH, from the coding sequence ATGGGTGAAACAACTTCAAAAAAATCATTATTACATTTCACTCAAGGGGTAATCAAGCATTTTGAAGAGGATTACCTAAGAAGTCCTACTGATGAAGACTTAAGGAGGTTCCTTTATCAAAATGAAATGCGCGGATTTCCAGGAATGATCTGTAGTATTGATTGTATGCACTGGGAATGGAAGAACTGTCCTACTGCATGGAGAGGTCCATACCAAGGACGCAGCGGGAAAGCGTTCCTAATTCTTGAAGCTGTTGCAGATCAAGATCTATGGATTTGGCATTCATTTTTTGGTATTCCTCGTTCATCTAATGACCTTAATGTTCTGCACCGTTCTCCTGtttttgatgatgttttgacaGGTAAGGCACCTCCTATAACTTTTCAGGTGAACGGACATGAATACAACATGGGGTACTACCTCACAGATGGTATTTATCCAAATTGGGCTACGTTCATTCAAAGATTTTCTCGTCCCCAACTTGAAACGGAAAGGTTGTTTGCTAACAGACAAGTGCAATTTCGTAAGGATGTTGAACGTGCGTTCGGAGTTTTGCAAGCAAGATTCGCCATTGTACTACAACCATCTATGGCTTACGATGAAGATATATTAGGCGATATAATGAAGGCTTGTATCATCTTACACGACATAATAGTTCAGGATGAACGAGATATGTATGTCCGAGCTGATGTGTTACGAAGGTACTATGAAGAAGACCTTTCGAGCTTAACCGCCATAGTGAATAATGGTGAACCCTTTGAGTTCCAGACTAGACAACCCTTCTCCATTAACGCATTATTGGGGAGAATAACAGCTTTACGTAGCAGTCAAATTCATCACTCTTTGAAAGAGGATTTAATTGAGCATAACTGGCAAAAATATGGAGGCAATAATCATTAA